One Dialister invisus DSM 15470 genomic region harbors:
- a CDS encoding DUF4911 domain-containing protein, translating to MDNRVYIEIAPGDVNYVNRIMEGYEYLGILTTIDPRRATCRINATADTRKEVIAVLTHLDTEVKILADREEAEAGLR from the coding sequence GTGGATAACAGAGTCTATATAGAAATCGCGCCGGGCGATGTGAACTACGTCAATCGTATCATGGAAGGATATGAATATCTCGGCATTCTGACCACCATCGATCCCCGGCGGGCGACCTGCCGTATCAACGCTACGGCGGACACGCGAAAAGAAGTCATCGCGGTTCTCACCCATCTGGATACGGAAGTGAAAATCCTGGCGGACAGAGAGGAAGCGGAAGCGGGATTGAGGTAA
- a CDS encoding nicotinate phosphoribosyltransferase, producing the protein MKMNGLITDLYQLTMANALFNKGRHERKVVFDRFYRKNPFNGGYTIVAGLEHLQQFVENFRFDEEDIDYLESLQIFYPAFLDYLKDFRFKGDIYAVPEGTVVFPGEPLLRFHGTTTEAMLLETGLSMIMNHESLIATKARRVRTVAPKDALMEFGLRRAQGHSAGLWGARAAMIGGFNGTSNVEAGKQFGIPVLGTMAHSWVMSFDEEIDAFREYVRQYHDNLILLADTYNVLEMGVPHAIQVFKELKEEGRLPGKYGIRIDSGDIAYLSQEATRMFTEAGFPDAIISGSNDLDEYTIQSLKAQGCTVTSWGVGTKIITADGTSALGGVFKMAVKEADGKEVPVMKFSNDVEKMTNPGIKTVYRFYKKDTGKMITDLVCLHDEKAADGGDFTLVTESAKWRRKELKAGTYTVEELLKPVVENGRNLPLPALSEIIRYADKQIDTLWPEYTRLLNPDLMEINLSDKLQTLKSELIRRELGE; encoded by the coding sequence ATAAAAATGAATGGCTTGATTACCGATTTATACCAATTGACAATGGCAAATGCCCTTTTCAACAAAGGACGCCATGAACGGAAAGTCGTGTTTGACCGTTTTTACAGAAAGAATCCTTTTAACGGCGGCTACACTATCGTGGCGGGGCTTGAGCATCTCCAGCAGTTTGTAGAAAATTTCCGTTTTGATGAAGAAGATATCGATTACCTGGAAAGTCTGCAAATTTTTTATCCCGCCTTTCTTGATTACCTGAAAGACTTCCGCTTTAAAGGAGATATTTATGCTGTACCGGAAGGCACCGTAGTCTTTCCCGGCGAACCGCTTCTTCGTTTCCACGGTACTACGACAGAAGCCATGCTTCTCGAAACAGGTTTATCCATGATTATGAACCATGAAAGCCTCATCGCCACGAAAGCACGGCGTGTGCGCACCGTGGCGCCGAAAGACGCCCTGATGGAGTTCGGTCTCCGCCGCGCGCAGGGACATTCTGCCGGGCTCTGGGGCGCGCGGGCCGCCATGATCGGAGGGTTCAACGGCACATCCAATGTGGAAGCGGGAAAACAGTTCGGCATTCCTGTCCTCGGTACGATGGCCCACAGCTGGGTCATGAGCTTTGATGAAGAGATAGATGCTTTCCGCGAATACGTTCGCCAGTATCATGACAACCTCATCCTTTTGGCCGACACCTATAATGTCCTTGAAATGGGTGTACCCCATGCAATTCAGGTGTTTAAAGAACTGAAAGAAGAGGGGCGGCTTCCCGGGAAATACGGGATCCGCATCGACAGCGGAGATATCGCCTATCTCTCTCAGGAAGCGACGCGTATGTTTACCGAAGCCGGCTTCCCTGATGCCATCATTTCCGGTTCCAACGATCTTGACGAATATACCATCCAGTCCCTCAAAGCGCAGGGCTGCACCGTCACCTCGTGGGGCGTGGGTACGAAAATCATCACGGCCGACGGCACTTCCGCGCTGGGGGGCGTCTTTAAAATGGCGGTGAAAGAAGCGGATGGTAAAGAGGTTCCTGTTATGAAATTTTCCAATGACGTGGAAAAAATGACGAACCCCGGTATCAAGACGGTCTATCGTTTCTATAAAAAAGATACAGGAAAAATGATTACCGATCTTGTCTGCCTCCATGATGAAAAAGCGGCGGACGGCGGCGACTTTACCCTTGTCACGGAATCGGCGAAATGGCGCAGGAAAGAGCTGAAAGCAGGAACTTATACAGTGGAAGAACTGCTGAAGCCCGTCGTAGAAAATGGCAGGAACCTTCCGCTGCCCGCACTTTCTGAAATCATCCGCTATGCAGACAAACAGATAGATACCCTCTGGCCGGAATATACACGTCTCCTTAATCCTGATTTGATGGAAATCAACCTGTCCGACAAGCTGCAGACATTGAAGAGTGAGCTTATCCGCCGCGAGTTGGGAGAATAA
- the tnpA gene encoding IS200/IS605 family transposase, whose translation MELDNNNHSVFLLYYHLVLVVKYRRKVFSDEMSQYAKDIFVRIGSSHNIILEEWNHDQDHVHIMFRAYPNTEMSKFINAYKSASSRLIKKKFPEVRRKLWKEMFWSRSYCLLTTGGAPIEIIRTYIENQGG comes from the coding sequence ATGGAATTAGACAATAATAACCATTCAGTATTCTTGCTGTATTATCATCTTGTTCTAGTGGTAAAGTATCGTCGCAAAGTGTTTTCTGACGAGATGAGCCAATACGCAAAAGATATATTCGTTCGTATAGGCTCTTCCCATAACATCATATTGGAAGAATGGAATCATGACCAAGACCATGTGCATATCATGTTTCGTGCTTACCCTAACACGGAGATGTCAAAATTCATCAACGCTTACAAAAGTGCTAGTTCGAGACTAATCAAAAAAAAATTTCCAGAAGTTAGGCGTAAGCTGTGGAAGGAGATGTTTTGGTCAAGAAGCTATTGTCTGCTAACAACAGGCGGTGCTCCCATAGAGATAATTCGTACATACATAGAAAATCAAGGTGGGTGA
- a CDS encoding RNA-guided endonuclease TnpB family protein: MAVNKAYRYRLYPTTEQKIMFTKTFGCVRFIYNKMLGDRLDYYKETGKKLKNTPAQYKEEFPWLREVDSLALTNAQMNLNKAYSNFWSNKKHFGKPRFKSKKTGHASYSTNNQHGSVRIEENKVKLPKIGWVKLCLHRPLMENSIIKTVTISKTPSGKYYISILVEYENQILLIIPKKFLGLDFAMHGLYVASDEDDADYPNFLRRAEKRLVKAQRKLSKRQKGSHNRDKQRLCVAKLHEKIANQRRDFLHKKARYLADRYDAIGIEDIRVKAMAKRKKGGKFSFGKSVADNGWNLFTNILEYKLAWEGKQLVRIDKWYPSSQLCHVCGYQNNETKDLSVREWDCPKCGSHHNRDKNAAINIREEARRISA; this comes from the coding sequence GTGGCAGTGAATAAGGCATACCGATACAGGCTATACCCGACAACAGAACAGAAGATTATGTTTACCAAGACCTTCGGCTGTGTCAGATTCATCTATAACAAGATGCTTGGTGACCGTCTTGACTATTACAAGGAAACTGGCAAGAAGCTGAAAAATACACCTGCACAGTATAAGGAAGAATTTCCTTGGCTGAGAGAAGTTGACAGCCTTGCTCTTACGAATGCCCAGATGAACCTGAACAAGGCATACAGCAACTTCTGGAGCAATAAGAAGCATTTTGGCAAGCCACGCTTCAAGTCGAAGAAAACAGGTCATGCTTCGTATTCCACGAACAACCAGCATGGCTCTGTAAGAATCGAGGAGAACAAAGTAAAGCTGCCTAAAATCGGTTGGGTAAAGCTATGTCTTCATCGTCCATTGATGGAGAACAGCATTATAAAGACTGTAACCATAAGCAAGACACCATCAGGGAAATATTACATCAGTATTTTGGTGGAGTACGAAAACCAAATACTCCTCATAATACCTAAGAAATTCCTTGGGCTGGATTTTGCTATGCACGGTCTGTATGTTGCTTCCGATGAGGATGATGCCGATTATCCGAATTTCTTGCGAAGAGCCGAGAAAAGGTTGGTCAAGGCACAAAGAAAACTCTCCAAGAGACAAAAGGGAAGCCATAACCGAGATAAGCAAAGATTATGTGTAGCCAAGCTCCATGAGAAAATTGCGAATCAACGTCGTGACTTTCTGCATAAGAAAGCCCGTTACCTTGCAGACCGCTACGATGCCATTGGTATTGAGGATATTCGTGTCAAAGCTATGGCAAAACGCAAGAAGGGTGGCAAATTCAGCTTTGGCAAATCCGTAGCCGACAACGGCTGGAATTTGTTCACGAACATACTAGAATATAAACTTGCTTGGGAAGGTAAACAACTTGTCAGGATAGATAAATGGTATCCAAGTAGCCAGTTATGCCATGTTTGTGGTTATCAGAATAACGAAACAAAAGACTTGTCTGTGAGGGAATGGGATTGCCCTAAGTGTGGCAGTCACCATAATCGTGACAAGAATGCTGCGATAAATATTCGAGAAGAAGCTAGGCGAATATCTGCCTGA
- a CDS encoding SemiSWEET family transporter — MNKKKINTIVGSIGAFIGVFVFITYIPQIIANLGGEKAQPWQPLTASISCLIWVIYGWTKEPKKDFILIVPNLAGVILGFLTFITAL, encoded by the coding sequence ATGAACAAAAAAAAAATTAACACTATTGTTGGTTCAATTGGAGCATTTATTGGGGTTTTTGTGTTTATAACTTATATTCCTCAAATTATTGCTAATTTAGGAGGAGAAAAAGCTCAACCTTGGCAGCCTCTTACAGCTTCGATTTCTTGTCTAATTTGGGTTATTTACGGATGGACTAAAGAACCTAAAAAAGATTTTATTCTTATCGTTCCAAATTTAGCTGGTGTAATATTAGGATTTTTAACTTTTATTACAGCTTTATAA
- the fliB gene encoding flagellin lysine-N-methylase, translating into MISVYPAFYKDFRCKADRCVHSCCMQNWDIDIDEATAMKYLVMTGEPGETIRASMTGTKGNRRFIMKDGRCPLLQEDGLCRIIAETGEENLCDICAMHPRFFMENGNFELAGVGLACEESVKLLLSNSTPLLFMEDSALSLFDFPTLLSAMGCSLPEEALSYTPTINETYCRTILHALSQTEPVDEAWTKRLSSLSGFFTSTLKKAHAYLSEAPLPELTAVYQYIFYRALEKEPFCGIDAVMTYARQSTDFIFMETAVFGNLPENIRRWSEQIEYDTDNPDILLSLITK; encoded by the coding sequence ATGATTTCCGTTTACCCGGCTTTTTACAAAGACTTCCGCTGCAAGGCGGACAGGTGTGTCCACTCATGCTGTATGCAGAACTGGGACATCGACATCGACGAAGCCACGGCAATGAAATATCTCGTCATGACGGGTGAACCGGGTGAAACTATCCGTGCCTCCATGACAGGCACAAAAGGAAACCGCCGGTTCATCATGAAAGACGGCCGATGCCCTCTTTTGCAGGAAGACGGACTCTGCCGCATCATTGCGGAAACGGGAGAAGAAAATCTTTGCGATATCTGTGCCATGCATCCCCGTTTCTTTATGGAAAACGGAAATTTTGAACTGGCCGGTGTGGGACTTGCCTGTGAAGAAAGCGTGAAGCTTCTCCTGTCCAATTCCACGCCTCTGCTTTTCATGGAAGACAGCGCCCTTTCTCTATTCGACTTTCCCACGCTGCTTTCCGCTATGGGCTGCAGTCTTCCCGAAGAAGCGCTCTCCTATACGCCGACCATCAATGAAACTTACTGCCGGACCATTTTACACGCTCTTTCTCAAACGGAACCTGTCGATGAAGCATGGACAAAGAGGCTCTCCTCTCTTTCCGGATTTTTTACTTCCACGCTGAAAAAGGCGCACGCCTATCTTTCCGAAGCGCCTCTCCCGGAATTGACGGCGGTGTATCAATACATTTTCTACCGCGCCCTGGAAAAAGAACCGTTCTGCGGCATAGACGCCGTCATGACATACGCCCGGCAAAGCACAGACTTCATCTTCATGGAAACTGCCGTATTCGGAAATCTCCCTGAAAACATACGGCGCTGGTCGGAGCAGATCGAATACGACACGGACAATCCGGATATCCTTCTGTCGCTCATCACAAAATAA
- a CDS encoding low molecular weight protein-tyrosine-phosphatase — MIKILFVCHGNICRSPMAEFVMKDLVAKAGLEHLISVSSCAVTYEEIGNDTYPPVRRLLNEKGIPFTKREARIFTPADYEESTYIIGMDDENRRDLYRLTKGDPQKKVSLLLEWAGEKRSIADPWYTDDYETAYRDIREGCAAILKRVMP, encoded by the coding sequence ATGATAAAAATACTGTTCGTCTGCCACGGCAATATCTGCCGCTCCCCGATGGCGGAATTTGTTATGAAAGACCTCGTGGCAAAAGCTGGATTGGAACATTTGATTTCCGTTTCATCCTGCGCGGTGACTTATGAAGAAATCGGAAACGACACCTATCCCCCCGTACGCCGGCTTCTCAACGAAAAGGGTATCCCTTTCACTAAACGGGAAGCACGGATATTTACGCCTGCCGATTACGAAGAAAGCACTTATATCATCGGCATGGATGATGAGAACCGCCGCGATCTTTACCGTCTTACCAAAGGCGACCCGCAGAAAAAGGTCTCTCTCCTTCTGGAATGGGCAGGGGAAAAGCGGAGTATCGCCGATCCGTGGTATACCGATGATTACGAAACAGCCTATCGTGATATAAGGGAAGGCTGCGCCGCGATTCTCAAAAGGGTCATGCCATGA
- a CDS encoding nucleotidyl transferase AbiEii/AbiGii toxin family protein: protein MALTGAQVRGKIKNIAKSNRADARILMRIYMMERFLERVANSPYSENFIIKGGILVTSMIGISMRSTMDIDTSIRNLNLSEEEALRIINKISKIDLQDGVTFNVKDVTGIMDDMEYPGIRVTMDAYLGKMIIPIKIDISTGDIITPRAIEYDYSLMLEERSIKLWSYNLETIFAEKLQTILARGILNTRMRDFYDVYTLMLRYEEMINHEILKQAFEATCNKRNTTDIITSGMQILDIIINDDRLNDLWNSYQQKYLYAGDIPFEAAVKKAIQIYKMMKQ, encoded by the coding sequence ATGGCTCTGACCGGTGCACAGGTAAGAGGAAAGATAAAAAATATTGCAAAATCAAACAGGGCAGATGCACGCATTTTGATGCGGATATATATGATGGAACGTTTTCTTGAAAGAGTGGCAAACTCACCATATTCTGAAAACTTTATCATAAAAGGCGGTATATTGGTCACGTCCATGATAGGCATTTCTATGCGCTCAACAATGGATATAGATACATCTATCCGTAATTTAAATCTTTCTGAGGAAGAAGCGCTGCGTATAATTAATAAAATCAGTAAGATTGATTTGCAGGACGGTGTGACGTTCAACGTCAAGGATGTAACCGGAATCATGGACGATATGGAATACCCCGGCATTCGGGTAACAATGGATGCATATCTTGGTAAAATGATTATTCCAATCAAGATTGATATTTCTACAGGAGACATCATTACTCCCAGAGCCATTGAATATGATTACAGCCTCATGCTGGAAGAACGATCCATAAAGCTCTGGTCCTATAATTTGGAGACCATTTTTGCGGAGAAACTTCAGACAATTCTTGCCCGCGGTATCCTGAATACAAGGATGAGAGATTTTTATGACGTTTATACATTAATGCTCCGCTATGAGGAGATGATCAATCATGAAATTCTGAAACAGGCATTTGAAGCTACCTGCAATAAAAGAAATACAACGGACATTATTACCTCAGGGATGCAGATCTTAGATATCATAATTAATGACGATAGATTGAATGACCTATGGAATTCATATCAACAAAAATACTTGTATGCAGGAGACATACCATTTGAAGCAGCTGTAAAAAAAGCCATTCAAATTTATAAAATGATGAAACAATAG
- a CDS encoding type IV toxin-antitoxin system AbiEi family antitoxin domain-containing protein encodes MKTPEEIVDDSGILLTKNAIEAGISKHALYNFIRDNGFEKAAHGVYASPETWEDENYILSLRCPQGVLSHDEALYYHGLTDREPLQKTITIYTGYGTSRMVADGIKVFTVKKELLDIGKEIVKTSYGHDIPLYNRERTICDLIRSRNRFEIQDFQAALKTYIMGKNKNLNRLMEYAKLFHVDKKIREYMEVLL; translated from the coding sequence ATGAAGACACCCGAAGAAATAGTTGATGATTCCGGAATCTTGTTGACGAAAAATGCCATAGAAGCAGGGATTTCAAAGCATGCTCTGTACAACTTCATACGTGATAACGGATTTGAAAAGGCCGCTCATGGCGTTTATGCGTCTCCGGAAACCTGGGAAGATGAAAACTATATTCTGTCGCTGCGTTGTCCGCAAGGTGTTTTATCTCACGACGAGGCCCTCTATTATCATGGCCTTACTGACAGAGAACCTCTGCAGAAAACAATTACGATTTATACCGGTTATGGAACTTCCCGAATGGTTGCGGACGGAATAAAAGTTTTCACCGTAAAAAAAGAACTGCTGGATATTGGGAAAGAAATAGTGAAAACATCATATGGCCATGACATACCGCTCTACAATCGTGAACGCACAATCTGTGATCTGATCCGTTCCAGAAACAGGTTTGAAATACAGGATTTCCAGGCCGCACTTAAAACTTACATCATGGGAAAAAACAAGAATCTTAACAGGCTAATGGAATATGCAAAGCTGTTCCATGTTGATAAGAAGATCAGAGAGTATATGGAGGTGCTGTTGTAA
- a CDS encoding GspE/PulE family protein gives MEILRAANAEIAMRRILQAAVSEKASDVHLEPCREFVLVRFRIDGTLTERYRLPPDMAAGLSVRAKVLGGMDVGENRIPQDGSFSEIRDERNTDFRLSVMPSVYGETIVIRILSGQVDFIEKNELGMLPLQKKIFRTKIGKKSGMILTTGPTGSGKTSTLYAALKLVCRPEISVISVEDPVEYRIPGITQVEVNEKAGLTFEKGLRSLVRQDPDVVMIGEIRDRETAEIAVHAALTGHLVLSTLHTNDAVSAPARLTDMGIPPYLLSASLSLIISQRLVKKLCPACRKEMVITREMAEEKLFPEAFIGRRAYMAKGCDHCRGKGADGRTGVFEMLEIGKEERRLLHENAAAEEFSECMRKQGQYSLKESLLRLMESGAVPPEEAALLWE, from the coding sequence ATGGAAATACTGCGGGCGGCCAATGCGGAAATTGCCATGCGGAGAATCCTGCAGGCCGCCGTTTCGGAAAAGGCGAGCGATGTCCATCTGGAACCGTGCCGTGAATTTGTCCTTGTCCGGTTCCGCATTGACGGAACTCTTACAGAAAGGTACCGGCTGCCCCCGGATATGGCGGCGGGGCTGTCGGTGCGGGCCAAAGTCCTGGGCGGTATGGACGTGGGGGAAAACCGTATCCCCCAGGACGGAAGTTTTTCGGAAATCAGGGATGAAAGAAATACAGATTTCCGTCTTTCCGTGATGCCCTCGGTTTACGGGGAAACGATCGTCATACGGATTTTATCGGGACAGGTGGATTTCATTGAAAAGAATGAACTCGGTATGCTTCCCTTGCAGAAGAAAATATTCCGCACAAAAATAGGAAAGAAAAGCGGCATGATTCTCACTACCGGTCCTACGGGAAGCGGGAAAACATCGACGCTCTACGCGGCGCTGAAACTGGTGTGCCGTCCTGAAATCAGCGTGATTTCCGTGGAAGATCCCGTGGAGTACCGCATACCGGGAATCACCCAGGTGGAAGTGAATGAAAAAGCGGGCCTTACTTTTGAAAAAGGCCTCCGTTCTCTTGTGCGGCAGGATCCCGACGTGGTGATGATCGGGGAAATACGCGACCGGGAAACGGCGGAAATTGCCGTACATGCCGCTCTTACGGGACATCTTGTCCTGTCTACGCTTCATACGAACGATGCCGTATCGGCGCCTGCCCGCCTGACAGATATGGGCATTCCGCCGTACCTGCTTTCCGCGTCGCTGTCCCTCATCATTTCTCAAAGGCTTGTGAAGAAACTCTGTCCCGCCTGCCGGAAGGAAATGGTCATTACAAGAGAAATGGCGGAAGAAAAGTTGTTTCCTGAAGCGTTTATCGGGAGACGGGCATACATGGCAAAGGGCTGTGATCATTGCAGGGGGAAAGGCGCAGACGGGCGGACCGGTGTTTTTGAAATGCTGGAAATAGGAAAAGAAGAACGGCGGCTGCTTCATGAAAACGCGGCAGCCGAAGAGTTTTCAGAATGTATGAGAAAACAGGGACAGTATTCCCTGAAGGAATCCCTTTTGCGGTTAATGGAAAGCGGCGCCGTCCCGCCTGAGGAAGCGGCGCTCTTATGGGAGTGA
- a CDS encoding type IV pilus twitching motility protein PilT produces the protein MKHIEQWLALYPEATDIHLTEGGRVIVREYGGLKELEERAEKSFFDMLFHSSLSPDKRKVYEEKGACDTSFSIGENRFRLHLYRAGGKDCAALRVLPVLDRVEKDPDEKWFEKIAKLSSGLILFSGPTGSGKSTTMARVLEGIGKEKARHIVTLEDPVEYVLSAGKSLVRQREIGRDAVSFAEGVRESLREDPDVIAVGEMRDRETIAAALTAAETGHLVLGTLHNGRALEAVGRMVHVFPAEEQNEVRLIISSVLRCVSAQRLWRMGTKTVLLREILTNTPAVANLIREGKEAQVLSYMETGVNDMRTLRQAVYKVKGVTEKEREELLHLAGE, from the coding sequence ATGAAACATATTGAACAGTGGCTGGCCCTTTACCCGGAGGCTACAGATATCCATCTTACGGAAGGCGGAAGGGTTATTGTCCGTGAATATGGCGGACTTAAAGAATTGGAAGAAAGAGCGGAGAAAAGTTTTTTTGACATGCTTTTCCATTCCAGCCTTTCACCGGATAAACGAAAAGTGTATGAAGAAAAAGGTGCATGCGATACTTCTTTTTCCATAGGAGAAAATCGGTTCCGCCTCCATCTGTACAGGGCGGGTGGAAAAGACTGCGCAGCGCTCCGTGTGCTGCCCGTGCTTGACCGTGTGGAAAAAGATCCTGATGAAAAATGGTTTGAGAAGATTGCAAAATTATCTTCCGGCCTTATCCTTTTTTCAGGCCCTACAGGAAGCGGGAAAAGCACCACCATGGCAAGAGTACTGGAAGGAATCGGTAAGGAAAAAGCGCGTCACATCGTGACCTTGGAAGATCCTGTGGAGTATGTCCTTTCCGCGGGGAAATCCCTTGTCCGCCAGCGGGAAATCGGTCGTGACGCGGTAAGTTTTGCCGAGGGCGTCCGCGAATCTCTCCGTGAGGATCCCGATGTCATTGCCGTAGGGGAAATGAGGGACAGGGAAACCATAGCGGCGGCGCTTACCGCGGCAGAAACAGGGCATCTCGTTTTGGGAACGCTCCACAACGGGCGAGCTCTGGAAGCCGTCGGCCGCATGGTGCATGTATTTCCGGCGGAAGAACAAAACGAAGTGCGCCTGATTATTTCTTCCGTCCTCCGCTGCGTGTCGGCGCAAAGACTTTGGCGGATGGGAACTAAAACTGTACTGCTCCGTGAAATTCTGACAAATACCCCTGCTGTGGCGAACCTCATCCGCGAAGGAAAAGAAGCACAGGTCCTGTCCTATATGGAAACGGGTGTGAATGACATGCGCACTCTGCGCCAGGCGGTATACAAGGTAAAGGGTGTGACAGAAAAAGAACGAGAAGAACTTTTGCATTTGGCGGGAGAGTAA
- a CDS encoding type II secretion system F family protein encodes MEFLYKAYADSGEVEEGRVAAAGKREAADELKSRGLHPMTIRKTGEKKKVSLFKRRRLADLAEEWESLLSAGIPVTETLDILGGGRSGKEKILLGEIKATIEAGHSIAESFAGSRAFPPFFTALLQVGELSGTIPEQLRLAAACYRKEEEFIAGMKSALSYPVFVLFFSFLVFALILTVILPSFAALFDALDIPLPAVTRAALALGLFLQEKRFYFLVELLLGAVGGVVWLRSERGKRSTDAFLFRFPFIRRLYLIRVTLALSALLKSGKTLSDALADIADITDNSAVKEELLKIKKDIERGGDFAQSMERSFGDTALARMIHVGMESGRLPLFLERSAHLMTEETKRKLTGFRKILEPSLLLFVGLVTAAIIFSVLLPVFSAVGTHMGV; translated from the coding sequence ATGGAGTTCCTTTATAAAGCGTACGCTGACAGCGGAGAAGTAGAGGAAGGAAGAGTGGCGGCTGCCGGCAAAAGAGAAGCAGCGGATGAACTCAAAAGCCGCGGGCTGCACCCGATGACCATCAGAAAAACGGGAGAAAAGAAAAAAGTGTCCCTTTTCAAAAGACGCCGTCTCGCCGATTTGGCTGAAGAATGGGAATCACTTCTTTCCGCGGGGATTCCCGTAACCGAAACTTTGGACATCCTTGGCGGCGGCCGGAGCGGGAAAGAAAAGATTCTTCTGGGCGAGATCAAGGCGACCATCGAAGCAGGGCACTCCATTGCGGAAAGTTTTGCGGGATCCCGTGCGTTTCCGCCTTTTTTTACGGCCCTTCTGCAGGTAGGCGAGCTGTCGGGAACGATTCCGGAACAGCTCCGCCTGGCCGCCGCGTGCTATCGCAAGGAAGAAGAATTTATTGCCGGTATGAAGTCGGCTCTTTCCTATCCTGTTTTTGTTCTCTTCTTTTCCTTTCTTGTATTTGCATTGATCCTTACTGTCATACTGCCGTCCTTTGCCGCGCTTTTTGACGCCCTCGACATACCGCTTCCGGCGGTGACGAGGGCGGCGCTTGCTTTGGGCCTGTTCTTACAGGAAAAAAGGTTTTATTTTCTTGTTGAACTTCTCTTGGGTGCAGTCGGCGGTGTCGTCTGGTTACGAAGTGAACGGGGAAAAAGAAGTACAGATGCGTTTCTTTTCCGCTTCCCTTTTATCCGGAGGCTGTACCTCATCCGTGTGACGCTTGCCCTGTCGGCACTTTTGAAAAGCGGGAAAACCTTGTCCGACGCCCTTGCTGATATAGCGGACATAACGGATAACAGCGCCGTAAAAGAAGAATTGCTGAAAATAAAAAAGGATATAGAGAGGGGCGGCGATTTTGCCCAGAGCATGGAAAGATCCTTTGGCGATACCGCCCTTGCCCGCATGATCCATGTAGGAATGGAAAGCGGGCGGCTTCCTCTCTTTCTGGAGCGGAGCGCTCATCTTATGACAGAGGAAACGAAAAGGAAACTGACAGGATTCAGAAAGATTCTGGAACCTTCTCTTTTGCTTTTTGTAGGTCTTGTAACAGCGGCAATCATATTTTCCGTCCTGCTTCCTGTTTTCAGTGCCGTGGGGACGCACATGGGCGTTTAG
- the pheA gene encoding prephenate dehydratase produces MEKRIRVGCYGAKGSYTYEAMERHFGEREREEIYFPLFEDVTKAAAGGMIDYGVVPIENSSTGGITEVYDLIRGCGCAIVGEELVKIEHHLLGLPGAEMEDIDTVYSHPQGFAQCRLFFNDHRDWKLKPYFSTSQSAERVSKDGKKNQAAVASRTAAKLYGLSVLKENIFFNENNYTRFFIIAPKMEISDKADKITLAISVRHEPGALYHVLGYFFYGGMNMTHLESRPLEGKPFEYFFHIDVMGSLKDPSNTRTLEGLSSMCSYFKILGNYESCGR; encoded by the coding sequence ATGGAAAAACGGATCCGTGTCGGCTGTTACGGCGCGAAAGGCTCCTATACCTATGAGGCCATGGAACGGCACTTCGGTGAGCGGGAGCGGGAAGAAATATATTTCCCCCTCTTTGAAGATGTGACGAAAGCCGCTGCGGGAGGAATGATTGATTACGGCGTTGTACCCATTGAAAACTCTTCCACCGGGGGTATTACGGAAGTCTATGACCTTATCAGGGGCTGCGGCTGCGCCATCGTCGGTGAAGAACTGGTAAAAATCGAGCACCACCTGCTGGGACTGCCGGGAGCGGAAATGGAAGATATCGATACGGTCTACTCCCATCCCCAGGGATTTGCCCAGTGCCGTCTTTTCTTCAATGACCATCGGGATTGGAAATTGAAACCTTATTTTTCCACATCCCAAAGCGCGGAACGTGTTTCAAAGGATGGAAAGAAAAATCAGGCGGCCGTAGCAAGCCGGACGGCGGCGAAGCTGTATGGGCTTTCCGTACTGAAAGAAAATATCTTTTTTAATGAAAACAATTACACCCGTTTCTTCATCATCGCACCGAAAATGGAAATATCCGATAAAGCGGATAAGATCACTCTTGCCATTTCCGTCAGGCATGAACCGGGTGCACTCTACCATGTGCTGGGATACTTTTTCTACGGCGGTATGAATATGACCCATCTGGAATCCCGTCCGCTCGAAGGGAAACCTTTTGAGTATTTCTTCCACATCGATGTCATGGGTTCGCTGAAAGATCCATCAAATACGCGGACACTGGAGGGACTGTCTTCCATGTGCAGTTATTTTAAAATTCTGGGAAACTACGAATCGTGCGGCAGATGA